The Colias croceus chromosome 18, ilColCroc2.1 genome has a window encoding:
- the LOC123699788 gene encoding UPF0692 protein CG33108: MCTIPPAPPPPPPSTLNLRTNSPPKTLDNSFLEKFPDVCEWATSDYQLWDACWKNNICLHQPPFQYSYKHYDSIMQVGPTCGLVALSMILKGKVTSDELLNITKAEGYSNNGEMFSCQDMAKLAEKAVCMAELNDARVEVKKGGLHSNETIGELLKGATLLVAYDADCNHSPCLRNGHTAHWALVCGVIIVDDPKDDYVSNPNNTFILARHGKSKFLAAWPLEQLDRSNKNLQEFSPKKQDDGLLYILPEGGMGGERGLRDQFLMFTGL; encoded by the exons atgtgcACAATACCGCCAGCACCACCTCCCCCTCCTCCTAGTACACTTAATCTAAGAACGAATTCTCCTCCTAAAACTTTAGATAACTCTTTCCTTGAGAAGTTTCCCGACGTATGCGAATGGGCTACATCCGATTACCAGCTTTGGGACGCATGTTGGAAGAACAATATTTGCCTTCATCAACCCCCTTTTCAATATTCTTACAAGCATTATGACTCCATAATGCAAGTGGGCCCTACTTGTGGCTTGGTGGCACTTTCTATGATATTAAAAGGCAAAGTAACATCAGATGAACTGTTGAATATTACAAAGGCTGAAGGTTACAGTAACAATGGTGAGATGTTCAGTTGTCAAGATATGGCCAAGTTGGCAGAGAAAGCTGTTTGTATGGCAGAATTAAATGATGCCAGAGTAGAAGTAAAAAAAGGTGGTCTTCATAGCAATGAAACTATAGGTGAATTATTAAAGGGAGCTACACTGCTAGTTGC TTATGACGCAGACTGCAACCACTCACCATGTCTGCGGAATGGTCACACTGCTCACTGGGCCCTTGTATGTGGAGTCATCATTGTCGACGACCCTAAAGACGATTATGTCTCCAATCCTAACAACACTTTTATATTGGCGAGACATGGAAAATCAAAATTCCTTGCCGCATGGCCGTTAGAACAATTAGATAGaagtaacaaaaatttacAGGAGTTTTCTCCAAAGAAACAGGACGATGgtttgctttatattttacCAGAAGGGGGGATGGGAGGGGAGAGAGGACTAAGAGatcaatttttaatgtttacaggtttgtaa